The Paenibacillus sp. genome contains a region encoding:
- a CDS encoding amphi-Trp domain-containing protein has protein sequence MKLEEEFVGRTAHFAELLRTVADRLEAEHFTIRGLPVALPDADMEYKISYKRDAGGYKLTIGIEWIGE, from the coding sequence ATGAAGCTGGAAGAAGAGTTCGTCGGGCGGACGGCGCATTTCGCCGAGCTGCTCCGCACCGTGGCCGATCGTCTGGAGGCGGAACATTTTACGATTCGGGGGCTGCCCGTGGCGCTCCCGGACGCTGACATGGAATACAAAATCAGTTACAAACGCGACGCCGGCGGTTACAAGCTTACGATCGGCATTGAATGGATCGGCGAGTAA